The following are encoded together in the Equus quagga isolate Etosha38 chromosome 1, UCLA_HA_Equagga_1.0, whole genome shotgun sequence genome:
- the BAZ2A gene encoding bromodomain adjacent to zinc finger domain protein 2A isoform X1 translates to MEANDHFNFTGLPPAPAASGLKPSPSSGEGLYTNGSPMNFPQQGKSLNGDVNVNGLSTVSHTTTSGILNSAPHSSSTSHLHHPNVAYDCLWNYSQYTSANPGSNLKDPPLLSQFSGGQYPLNGILGGSRQPSSPSHNTNLRAGSQEFWANGTQSPMGLNFDSQELYDSFPDQNFEVMPNAPPSFFTSPQTSPMLGSSIQTFAPSQEVGSSIHPDEAAEKELSSVVAENGTGLVGSLELEEEQPELKMCGYNGSVPSVESLHQEVSVLVPDPTVSCLDDPSHLPDQLEDTPILSEVSLEPFNTLAPEPVSGGLYGIDDTELMGAEDKLPLEDSPVISALDCPSLNNATAFSLLADDSQTSASIFASPASPPVLGESVLQDNSFDLNNGSDAEQEEMETQASDFPPHLAQPVPDQSSTIQLHPATAPAVSPTASPAISLAVSPAASPEISPEVSPAVSPAASPELSPAVSPAAFPTVSPTSSAALPPVSSEVSLTASPVTSPKVSPAASPAAVFPVASPGNKDVSSFPETTADLEEITGEGVTASGSGDVLRRRIATPEEVRLPLQHGWRREVRIKKGSHRWQGETWYYGPCGKRMKQFPEVIKYLSRNVVHNVRREHFSFSPRMPVGDFFEERDTAEGLQWVQLSAEEIPSRIQAITGKRGRPRNTEKAKTKEVPKVKRGRGRPPKVKITELLNKTDNRLLKKLEAQETLNEEDKAKMSKIKKKVKQKVQRGECQTAGQGQARNKRKQETKSLKQKEAKKKSKAEKEKVKAKQEKLKEKVKREKKEKVEMKEKEEVTKAKAACKADKTLTSQRRLEERQRQQMILEEMKKPTEDMCLTDHQPLPDFSRIPGLILPSGAFSDCLTIVEFLHSFGKVLGFDPAKDVPSLGVLQEGLLCQGDSLGEVQDLLVRLLKAALYDPGLPSYCQSLKILGEKVSEIPLTRDNVSEILRCFLMAYGVEPALCDSLRTQPFQAQPPQQKAAVLAFLVHELNGSTLIINEIDKTLESMSSYRKNKWIVEGRLRRLKTALAKRTGRPEVEMQGPEEGLGRRRSSRIMEETSGMEEEEEEEITAVVHGRRGRRDGEVDATASSIPELERQIEKLSKRQLFFRKKLLHSSQMLRAVSLGQDRYRRRYWVLPYLAGIFVEGTEGSLVPEDVIKQETDSLKVAGHTAPSPAPFSLKRELAVSSTSTSSPARARGRPRKTKPGSMHPRHLKSPFRGQESEQPQAQLQPETQPHPQLQAHAQPQPQPQPQLQSHPQSHNGFLEPEGSPLSLGQSQHDLSQSAFLSWLSQTQSHGSLLSSSVLTPDSSPGKLDPTPSQPLEEPEPDEAESSPDSQAPWFNFSAQIPCNAAPTPPPAVSEDQPTPSLQLPASSKPANRPSAANPCSPVQLSSTPLPGVAPKRRAGDPGETPQSPAGLRQPKRRGRPPSKFFKQMEQRYLTQLTAQPVPAEMCSGWWWIQDPETLDATLKALHPRGIREKALHKHLNKHRDFLQEVCLRPSTDPIFEPSQLPPFQEGILSWSPKEKTYETDLAVLQWVEELEQRVILSDLQIRGWTCPSPDSTREDLAYCEHLPDSQEDITWRGRGREGLAPVRKTTNPLDLAVMRLAALEQNVERRYLREPLWPAHEVVLEKALLSSPSSAPQCATTEISYEITPRIRAWRQTLERCRSAAQVCLCLGQLERSIAWEKSVNKVTCLVCRKGDNDEFLLLCDGCDRGCHIYCHRPKMEAVPEGDWFCAVCLAQQVEGEFTQKPRFPKRGQKRKSSYVLNFPEGDGRRRRVLSRGRESPAVPRYSEEGLSPSKRRRLSMRNHHSDLTFCEIILMEMESHDAAWPFLEPVNPRLVSGYRRIIKNPMDFSTMRERLLRGGYTSSEEFAADALLVFDNCQTFNEDDSEVGKAGHIMRRFFESRWEEFYQGKQANL, encoded by the exons ATGGAGGCAAACGACCATTTTAACTTTACTGGCCTTCCCCCTGCACCTGCTGCCTCAGGACTGAAACCCTCTCCCTCCTCAGGGGAGGGCCTCTACACTAACGGGTCTCCCATGAACTTCCCCCAGCAAGGGAAAA gTTTGAATGGGGATGTGAATGTTAATGGCTTATCTACTGTATCTCACACTACTACTTCAGGGATTTTGAACTctgctccccactcctccagcACCTCACACCTCCATCACCCCAACGTGGCCTACGACTGTCTCTGGAACTACTCACAGTACACATCTGCCAATCCTGGCAGCAACCTCAAGGACCCACCCCTTCTCTCCCAGTTCTCTGGGGGACAATACCCACTCAACGGCATCCTTGGGGGCAGCCGGCAACCTTCATCCCCAAGTCACAACACTAACCTTCGGGCTGGGAGCCAGGAATTCTGGGCCAACGGCACCCAGAGTCCCATGGGGCTTAACTTCGACTCACAGGAACTGTATGATTCCTTTCCTGACCAGAATTTTGAGGTGATGCCCAATGCACCCCCTAGTTTTTTCACCTCCCCACAGACTTCACCTATGTTGGGATCCAGTATCCAAACCTTTGCACCCTCCCAGGAGGTAGGCAGTAGTATCCATCCTGATGAGGCGGCAGAAAAGGAGCTGTCTTCAGTTGTGGCAGAGAATGGCACTGGCTTGGTAGGCAGcctggagctggaggaagagcagcCAG AACTGAAGATGTGTGGCTACAATGGCTCCGTCCCTTCTGTGGAATCATTACACCAGGAGGTCTCAGTCTTGGTCCCTGACCCCACAGTGAGCTGCTTAGATGATCCTTCACATCTTCCTGATCAACTGGAAGACACTCCAATCCTCAGTGAAGTCTCTCTGGAGCCCTTCAACACTCTGGCACCAG AGCCAGTGAGTGGAGGACTCTATGGTATAGATGACACGGAGCTGATGGGTGCAGAGGACAAGCTGCCTCTTGAGGACAGCCCTGTGATTTCTGCCCTTGACTGCCCTTCCCTCAATAACGCCACTGCCTTCAGTCTCCTGGCAGATGACAGTCAAACTTCAGCCTCTATTTTTGCCAGCCCCGCTTCTCCACCTGTCCTTGGGGAATCTGTCCTGCAGG ATAACAGCTTTGACCTGAATAATGGTAGTGATGCAgaacaggaagaaatggagactcaGGCTTCAGACTTCCCACCACATCTGGCCCAACCAGTCCCTGACCAGTCATCCACTATTCAGCTACATCCAGCAACCGCACCAGCAGTCTCGCCAACAGCCTCCCCAGCAATCTCCTTGGCAGTTTCTCCAGCAGCCTCCCCTGAAATCTCTCCAGAGGTCTCCCCAGCAGTTTCTCCAGCAGCCTCTCCAGAACTCTCCCCAGCCGTCTCCCCAGCAGCCTTCCCTACAGTCTCTCCAACTTCCTCGGCAGCCCTCCCACCAGTATCCTCGGAAGTCTCCTTGACAGCCTCCCCGGTGACCTCCCCAAAAGTGTCCCCTGCAGCTTCCCCAGCAGCTGTCTTCCCAGTAGCCTCCCCAGGAAATAAGGATGTCAGCAGCTTCCCTGAAACCACTGCTGACCTGGAAGAGATCACCGGTGAAGGAGTCACTGCTTCTGGCAGTG GTGATGTCCTGAGGAGACGTATTGCTACCCCTGAAGAAGTTCGTCTTCCCCTCCAACATGG GTGGCGGAGAGAGGTGCGCATCAAGAAGGGCAGCCACCGCTGGCAGGGAGAGACCTGGTATTACGGCCCCTGTGGGAAGAGGATGAAACAGTTCCCGGAAGTGATCAAG TACCTGAGCCGCAACGTGGTACACAATGTCCGCCGTGAGCACTTCAGCTTCAGTCCCCGTATGCCTGTTGGAGATTTCTTTGAAGAGAGAGACACAGCAGAG GGCTTGCAGTGGGTACAGCTCTCAGCAGAGGAGATCCCATCCAGGATTCAGGCAATTACTGGGAAACGGGGCCGACCTCGAAACACTGAGAAGGCCAAGACCAAGGAAGTCCCCAAGGTGAAACGGGGCCGAGGTCGGCCACCCAAGGTCAAAATCACTGAGCTGTTGAATAAGACAGACAACCGCCTCCTAAAGAAATTGGAGGCCCAAG AAACGCTGAATGAGGAGGATAAAGCAAAGATGAGTAAAATCAAGAAGAAGGTGAAGCAGAAGGTACAGCGGGGAGAGTGTCAGACTGCTGGCCAAGGGCAG GCCAGAAACAAGCGGAAACAAGAGACCAAGAGCTTAAAGCAGAAGGAAGCTAAGAAGAAATCCAAG GCTGAGAAGGAGAAGGTAAAGGCAAAgcaggaaaaactgaaagaaaaagtcaagagggagaagaaggagaaggtagaaatgaaggaaaaggaggaggtgaCCAAAGCCAAGGCAGCCTGTAAAGCAGATAAAACCCTGACCTCGCAGAGGCGCTTGGAGGAGCGGCAGAGACAGCAGATGATCTTGGAAGAGATGAAGAAGCCCACAGAGGATATGTGTCTGACTGACCACCAG CCCCTGCCCGACTTCTCACGCATCCCTGGTCTCATCCTGCCTAGTGGGGCCTTCTCAGACTGCTTGACCATTGTGGAGTTTCTGCACAGCTTTGGCAAGGTGCTGGGCTTTGACCCTGCCAAAGATGTACCTAGCTTGGGGGTCCTGCAGGAGGGACTTCTGTGTCAAGGCGACAGCTTGGGCGAGGTGCAAGATCTGCTTGTGCGGCTCCTGAAGGCTGCCCTCTACGATCCTGGCTTGCCCTCCTACTGTCAG TCCTTAAAGATCTTGGGGGAGAAGGTATCTGAGATCCCACTGACAAGAGACAACGTGTCTGAGATCCTGCGCTGCTTCCTCATGGCATATGGAGTGGAGCCAGCCCTCTGTGACAGCCTGCGCACCCAGCCTTTTCAGGCCCAGCCACCCCAACAGAAGGCTGCTGTCCTGGCCTTCCTGGTGCATGAGCTCAACGGCTCCACCCTCATCATCaa TGAGATTGACAAGACTCTGGAGAGTATGTCCAGCTACAGGAAAAACAAGTGGATTGTTGAAGGCCGGCTCCGGAG ACTGAAAACTGCTCTGGCCAAGCGAACTGGGCGGCCTGAGGTAGAGATGCAAGGGCCAGAGGAAGGCCTGGGGCGGAGGCGCAGTTCTCGGATCATGGAGGAGACCAGTGgcatggaagaggaggaagaggaggagattacAGCAGTTGTCCATGGCCGTAGGGGTCGAAGAGATGGAGAG GTTGATGCCACAGCATCTAGCATCCCAGAGCTAGAGCGCCAGATAGAAAAACTCAGCAAG CGTCAGCTTTTCTTTCGCAAAAAGCTGCTTCACTCATCCCAGATGCTTCGGGCAGTCTCCTTGGGTCAGGACCGCTACAGACGCCGCTACTGGGTGTTGCCCTATTTGGCTGGTATCTTTGTGGAAGGAACAGAGGGGAGCTTAG TTCCTGAGGATGTGATAAAGCAGGAAACTGACTCCTTGAAAGTAGCAGGCCATACAGCACCCAgcccagctcccttctctctgaagaGGGAATTAGCTGtctccagcacctccaccagTTCTCCTGCCCGGGCCCGAGGCCGACCTCGAAAAACTAAGCCTGGGTCTATGCATCCTAGGCACCTTAAATCCCCTTTTAGGGGTCAGGAGTCAGAACAGCCCCAAGCCCAGCTTCAGCCTGAGACTCAGCCCCATCCTCAGCTTCAGGCTCAtgcccagcctcagccccagccccagccccagcttcaGTCCCATCCTCAGTCCCATAATGGGTTCCTGGAGCCAGAAGGTTCCCCTTTGTCTCTGGGTCAGAGCCAGCATGACCTCAGCCAGTCAGCCTTCCTGTCTTGGCTAAGCCAGACTCAGAGCCATGGCTCCCTGTTGAGCAGCTCAGTCCTCACGCCTGATAGCAGCCCCGGAAAACTGGACCCGACCCCATCACAGCCCCTAGAGGAGCCAGAGCCTGATGAGGCGGAATCCAGCCCTGATTCTCAAGCTCCCTGGTTTAACTTCTCAGCTCAGATACCCTGCAACGCTGCCCCTACGCCACCCCCTGCAGTTTCTGAGGACCAGCctactccctccctccagctACCTGCCTCCTCCAAGCCA GCGAACAGACCCAGTGCTGCCAACCCCTGTTCTCCAGTGCAGCTCTCTTCCACCCCTTTGCCTGGGGTGGCCCCTAAGAGGCGAGCAGGAGACCCTGGAGAAACACCACAAAGTCCCGCAGGGCTGCGACAGCCAAAACGGAGAGGGAGACCCCCCAGTAAGTTCTTCAAACAGATGGAGCAGCGTTACCTAACCCAGCTGACAGCCCAGCCTGTCCCTGCTG AGATGTGCTCAGGCTGGTGGTGGATCCAAGATCCTGAGACATTGGATGCCACACTCAAGGCCCTGCACCCCCGAGGCATCCGGGAGAAGGCACTTCACAAACACCTAAACAAGCACAGGGACTTCTTACAGGAAGTCTGCCTTCGGCCCTCAACTG ACCCCATTTTTGAGCCCAGTCAGCTACCTCCCTTTCAAGAAGGGATTTTAAGCTGGTCTCCCAAAGAGAAGACATATGAGACAGACCTGGCTGTGCTTCAGTGGGTAGAGGAGCTGGAACAGCGGGTTATCCTGTCTGATCTGCAGATTCGG GGCTGGACATGTCCTAGCCCAGACTCTACTCGTGAAGACTTGGCCTACTGTGAGCATCTGCCCGACTCCCAGGAGGACATCACCTGGAGAGGTCGAGGCAGGGAAGGTCTGGCACCCGTGCGTAAAACTACCAACCCTCTGGACCTGGCTGTGATGCGACTGGCTGCCCTGGAGCAGAATGTGGAGCGACGGTATCTACGGGAGCCCCTCTGGCCAGCTCACGAGGTTGTGCTGGAGAAGGCCCTGCTCAGCTCCCCCAGTAGTGCCCCCCAGTGCGCCACTACAGAGAT ATCATATGAGATCACCCCTCGCATTCGGGCCTGGCGCCAGACACTCGAGCGGTGCCGCAGTGCAGCCCAGGTGTGTTTGTGCCTGGGCCAGCTGGAGAGGTCCATTGCCTGGGAGAAGTCTGTCAACAAAGTG ACCTGTCTAGTCTGCCGGAAGGGTGACAACGATGAGTTTCTTCTGCTTTGTGATGGATGTGACCGTGGCTGCCACATTTACTGCCATCGGCCCAAGATGGAGGCTGTCCCAGAAGGAGACTGGTTCTGTGCTGTCTGTTTGGCCCAG CAGGTAGAGGGAGAATTCACTCAGAAGCCTCGTTTCCCAAAACGAGGCCAGAAGCGGAAAAGTAGTTATGTGCTGAACTTCCCAGAGGGTGATGGCCGCCGACGCCGGGTACTGTCAAGGGGCCGAGAAAGCCCAGCAGTGCCTCGGTACTCCGAAGAAGGGCTGTCCCCCTCGAAGCGGCGGCGACTCTCCATGCGGAACCACCACAGTGATCTCACATTTTGCGA GATTATCTTGATGGAGATGGAGTCCCATGATGCAGCCTGGCCCTTCCTGGAGCCTGTGAACCCACGTTTGGTGAGTGGGTACCGGCGCATCATCAAAAACCCTATGGATTTTTCCACCATGAGGGAGCGGCTGCTCCGGGGAGG gtACACCAGCTCAGAGGAGTTTGCGGCTGACGCACTCCTGGTCTTTGACAACTGCCAGACCTTCAACGAGGATGACTCTGAAGTGGGCAAGGCTGGGCACATCATGCGCCGCTTCTTCGAGAGCCGCTGGGAGGAGTTTTATCAGGGAAAACAGGCCAATCTATGA